TTCTTTGGCTATGATTTTcagagaaaacagagttaGAAGAAAGTAAGTTTCAAGTGAATTGACAGCTTGAGTAACAAGTTAATGAAATATGCTTCATGGAGGAATCAGAACCTGTGAGTATATGGACAAAGAACCTCCTCCTCTGCATAACACAACAGTGACGAATtaggaagaaacagagagggTGAAGAATCAATAACCAGACAAGAAAAGAATCTGGAGAAAAGGAATGAAACATTACTGTTTAGATGTGAGCAGAGAGTCTCCAGACATTGTTGTATGATCGATGATTCTTGGACTTGTGGTCGGTTTCAAAACTTTGTCCGGATCTCTGCAGAGGTCAATAATGACTCAATAGAATGAGATTCAGACAAATAACCCTTGTgatcagagaaagaagagagagagagagagaaagagagagagctgCTTGAGACATCTGTGAAGATGAGTTGAATGGGATCGGGTCCAAAGAGAGACTCAATAAATGCATGAGAAAATATTTAGCTATTTGTCACTTTCATCACAGACCCCCATTGCACGAGTTGTTCTacccaaaaaaacagagtaaatatTAAAGCTTCAACCTTTATCTTCccacaaaactttaaaactacTCGAGtaaattcaaaagtttttgattattattgttaggattttttaaaaagaaaaaaaaaatgataatgatgtgtgtttgattgtttgttttcacgTTATGGAAGTTGGGATATATAAAAAGGAGATAGcttttttgatataaatatcAGAAAATATGATTGATCTTGAAGGCTTAAAAGCCAAATAACATAAATGAGCAGCAATAAATGTTCTTACcaattaaagtaaaaaatatacaaataaatatataaaaaagaatggTAGCAAAGTTGAGGAATCTCCATAAAAGCACCTTCCCACTACATGTACTATAGTCCATAAACACAAAtcaagtttacatttttatagtTATATTATTGTCTCCAGTcgaaaaaagagaatgatcCCATTTGGAAACAGTTTTTTTCAGATAAGTGGAGCGAGCCAAAGTAATTATTCTGTGAAtccaaatattaatttagtagAAATTTGCAAGTCGCTCGTAACAAAAACGAAGCAGAAACTTCTTTAGAATATagtattaagaaaaaaatgataaaccAAAAGTATTTATCAAATGTCAGCGTAGAAATAAATGTTGTTTGTAAAGTGTATCCTTTTCTATCGAAATGCGAAAGTAACGAATGcgattttctttcttttctacagaaaataaatgcccgaggaaagaaaaaatattaagagtGTTGTTAGAAGGCCTATCACGCGCCCTCGGCCATCTCACTTTCTAAATTATGCGAAAAAGCCCAATATTGTGGGTTATATAGTCCACAGGTTTTGGTCTCACGCGCTAAAACGCGCTACTGGTGCGACTGGGTTTGTTTCTTGTGGTCTCAAAGACAAAAGGAGCGTAAATTTATAATCTATGTTTACTGTTTAATGAAATAGAATTATATTTACTTctttaattcataattttgcAGGAAAAATAGTCATTATTGCCAATCGAAATTTTTATGATTGGAAAATGATCAAAAAGGGTATTTCTGAAAttcaacacacacacaaaaaagggAAAGCATCATTAAGATGAAAAAAAGACTGATCTAAGTGGTCCTTGgttctttttcagtttatttATGAACTATTGTCGAAAcatataaaaccataaataaattgataaatgGTGTCAAATATGTAAAAGAAGTGATTTATCATTTACTTCTACATGAAAAAGTATAGAAGGTATTTGAtgatcaataaaaaaaaaaaaaaagtatttgttgatcaattaatgttttctctcttctctcttactaaactttttttatgtctttgtGTTTTAACAAGAACCTAACCAAAGACTTGAGAGAATGAGAGATTAAGGTTCTCTTTGTGCTTGTGTTAAAGTGAGTGAGTGATACAAAGCATTAAAGAGAACAAAGAGATGATAAAGATGGTGCACCTCTAAAGTTTAAATAGAGGAAGAATCCCAAATGTCAACACTAACATCAATCATTAAATCACACAAAATACTTTCTTGGAGACAAAATTTCAAGATAGAGAGGATGACATCAAGTATTCATAGGACATAACATTATGAAGTAGCCTCCTGTGACCATCATAcaagagtagaagaagataaatttcttgaaaaataCTAAGTTAGAACAACAAACCCGGTTTAAACCAATGAAACATTCAGGTCCGGCCCATATTACTCTATATATTCTGTTGAATATTCCTTACAAAAGTTCTTATAAATGATAATTTGAGGAACATCACATTTCTACTCATTATTTTCCTCAAAAATGGTCACCAATCAGaaccatttgttttctttttctgataaagaaattcatttttttgttgttgcaccTTCCATTTTGAAAGGTAtagaagaagtaaaaagaaatatgatttcTTGTATCTTAGCTAGTTTAACACTCTTCTAGTTTCCACATATTTAATAGAATTTAGATAAATTTctaccaaaaagaaacttattaATATGTGTGGTTTGAGTTATGGCCTCCGAAATTAGAATTTCATCCAAATATGGAACCTTCAAATAGTATCCATcagataaaaaagaaattagaaaatctcTCACCCATTACATTATCTaacatttaagaaaattttcctCCAAATACTTAACTAATGAAAAGTAAGGAaatttctccatttcttttattattcctttagaaaaaaaaaaaaaaaaaaaaaaaaaaagaaagaagaagaagaagaacaacaatgtGGCTACCTAAAGCAGACGCGACAAAGAAAGGAACAAGAAATGGTTCGGTGGCGATTGCAATAGACAAAGACAAAAGTAGTCAAAATGCTATTAAATGGACATTGGAGAATCTTGCTACTCGTGGCCAGACTCTTGCTCTTATTCATGTCCTTCCCAAATCTCAATCTTCTTTAGGTTTGATATTACCCCACATTCTCAATGATTTTTTGCTCTTTAGTTTAACATATTTATTGCTTCCTTTTTGCGTAATGATTTTTGCGCAAAGTTTTCAGTTAGGTCTTTCgcttttgtgtgtttcatgCAGACATTGAAGAAGGAATAACACATAAGCAGCAAATGGAGAAACAAACGAAAGATCTCTTTGTATCCTTCCACTGTTATTGCAGCCGCAAAGAGGTAATTATAATACCAAATTAAAATGAACTTAACTTTTGGTTAACTAGatatcaaaagttttgaagctttttttgtGTGGCATATCTGCATGCAGATTCATTGTCTGGACGTTGTGCTTGAAGACGTAGACAAAGTCAAAGCGATTGTTGAATATGTTACGGTCTCTGCGATTGAGAATTTAGTTCTTGGTGCTCCATCACGGAATAGCTTTATGAGGTAATAAAACTCATTAGGGTTTTCATTGATAGGTTGAGTGCGGAAGAAGTATTAACCAAAACTAGGGTTTCTTTTACAATTATGATCATTAATCAACAGGAGATTCAAAACGGATTTACCAACGAGTGTGTCAAAGGCAGCTCCAGATTTCTGCAATGTTTACGTCATTTCCAAAGGCAAAATCTCTTCCTTACGAAACGCCTCGCGTCTTGCTCCCTACCATCCATCAGTTCTCAGCGAAGTAGACGATCATGAAACTATTGCCATTgagagaaaacataaaacaggTCAGAGTTTTCATCTTGAGGGGAAATTTTGTTGCTTGCGGTTCAAGCATCTCAAACACATTCTTAACTCTTCCACCTCCCTTGTTTTCAACAGCTAACACACCGGCCTTGCCTAAGGGACGAAGATCGATTGATTCAGATGTTACCAGGTTTTCTTCAGTTAGCATTGAAAATTTCAGAATCTCTTACGTCTACAATTTCCTAAatcttggttttgatttttgtagatTAGGGCTTCCGAAACCGCCACATGGACATATGAAATTAATGGGGGATTTTTCAGATTCAGAGTCCGAGTTCTCATTCATCAGTGCTTCTCAACAAGAATCATCCGACCTTTCCTTCATCAGCTCCGGAAGGCCGAGTGTAGACCGATCTTCCTTCACCTACGATTTACCAGAATCAGCAAGAACCTCAAGAATGTCAACGAGCTCAGAGCAGAGCATTGGGTCTCATAGATTAGGAATCAAGTTTACAGATTTGAGTTATCTCAATGGTTCTTCTTCGGTTTCTGATGAAAGTGGAAGAACTTCTTGTTCATTTTCATCTCAGAGCTTGGTATAAGTTGAAATTAAACCATGTTTCTTACTTATCGGTCTTAAATCCGATTTCTTTTTTCCGTTACACTCaatgaaaatgtttgttttgttgcagaATGATGTAGAAGCTCAAATGAAGAGACTGCGTTTGGAGCTGAAACAAACTATGGATATGTATAGCTCAGCTTGCAGAGAAGCTTTAACCGCAAGGAACGAggtaattattatatatatagatatctCCATGTTGTTCTTAATCTCAAGAGGTTGATTCATAAATTggttaaaatttggtttaggCGACAGAGCTGCAAAAGCTGAGGACAGAAGAGGAAAGACGATTGGAGGAACTAAAGATGACAGAGGAAACAGCAATGTCAATAGTGGAAAACGAGAGAGCAAAAGCGAAAACAGCCTTGGAAGCTGCTGAAGCTGCAAACAGGCTTGCTGAAGTGGAAGCAAAGAGACGGGTACACGCAGAGATGAAGGTATTGAAAGAAAGCGATTCATTTTCTCGACATAGCATTGTTCGATACAGAAAATATAGTGTTCAAGAGATCGAAGAAGGTACAGCAAACTTCGCAGAGTCAAGAAAAGTTGGAGAAGGAGGGTATGGGCCTGTGTTTAGAGGTCATCTTGATCACACAAGTGTTGCTGTTAAGGTTTTACGCCCTGATGCTGCTCAAGGAAGATCACAGTTTCACAAAGAGGTGACAAAATCACtttctttacaaattttctccatttactctgttttcactATTGTTTACTTGTATTACAAGAAAAAGGTTGTTGAATGAAATGATTTGTAACTTGATGAGTTTTGACGATCAGGTTGAAGTACTAAGCTGCATAAGGCATCCAAACATGGTGCTTCTCTTAGGAGCTTGTCCAGAATACGGTATTCTCGTCTACGAATACATGGCCAGAGGAAGCTTAGATGATCGTCTTTTCAGACGCGGAAACACGCCGCCGATTTCATGGCAATTGCGTTTCAGAATCGCTGCTGAGATCGCTACGGGACTCTTGTTTCTCCACCAGACCAAACCAGAGCCAATTGTCCACAGAGACTTGAAGCCAGGAAACGTTCTTCTCGACCACAATTACGTCAGCAAGATTAGCGATGTCGGGCTTGCAAGACTCGTCCCCGCGGTAGCTGAAAACGTGACCCAGTACAGAGTAACATCAGCTGCAGGAACGTTTTGTTACATAGACCCAGAGTATCAACAAACCGGAATGTTGGGTGTGAAATCAGATGTTTATTCACTGGGAATCATGCTTTTGCAGCTTTTGACGGCAAAACAGCCGATGGGTTTGGCTTATTATGTGGAACAAGCGATAGAAGAAGGGACATTGAAAGATATGCTTGATCCTGCAGTACCAGATTGGCCATTAGAGGAAGCTTTGTCTCTTGCCAAGTTATCGCTACAATGTGCTGAgttgagaagaaaagatagGCCTGATCTTGGTAAAGAAGTGATGCCTGAGCTTAGTAGACTTAGAGAGATTGGTGAAGAGAGTCTTGATTCTGTGTATTATGCTGGACAAGGACGATCTTCGCATCCTAGTCAAGTCTCTTATACATCGGTAAGAGTTTTTAATGGCAAGACATTGACATCAGATTGGATGTGATCTCTCTATgatgttaatgtttttgtggGTATTACAGGAAGGTAGGAGTGCTCCTTTAATATCGAATACAGGATCTTCTATATCAAACCCATAGTTTTGAGGAATCTGCGGGTAAGATACAACTATCTTGTTTCATCTTTAAGTACCAAGTTTATTGAGAAAAACACTCATGGTTAAGATTTGATTTGCAGGAGATAACTTGAGTAGAAAGCAAGCCAAGAGcaatttatatagaaaaaaatcagttgCTTATttgagctgaagaagaaaggtggCTATGATTTATTAGAGAGAAGTCGGATTTGtgtataaaagttttgtattttctgttaaagaaacaatatgtatatatacgaGGAAATATGAATTTCCAATGCACATtctgttgaagaaaaaagtgaaattatatattttcttaagaatttTAACATTTGACTAAGAATTACATGTTAGTCGACACGTAACTCACAGTAAAGAACAACGTGGGAACGTTCTGACGTTGTCATGTGttagaccaaaaaaacaagtctTTTATAAATTGGGTGTTAAAAAAGAGCAGTATTTTTCTTCAAGTTAGGAGAATTTTGCAACGATGGGACAAGGTAAAGAAGTTAAGACGAGACCAGATCCTCAAGTTGAGATTCAGGTTTTATTACATTACTCTGCTGTTCTTTGTTGATTATCCGAGTTgtaatctctctgtttcttgatgagCTAAGTCACTTGTTGTTAATCAGGAAAGAGGagaaatattcttcttttatagACCAAAGgttaacaaagaagaagctcacAGTGTGGACGATGTTCAAAGGCTATACATAGTGATGCGTCCTGAGTCTGGTGAGAATCCCACCGAAGAGAAACAAGACCCTCTTTCAGGTAAAGAAGGCTCCGATAAAGATTCCGGTGACGGAGAGGCGAGTGGTAGCTCCTCCGGCGCCAAGAACCAAGGTGAAGGAGGACACGGCGTCGAGGTacgtagaagaagaattaaaaaCACTACGGATTGAGCTCTTATTACAGGATTAATAATAtgggtctttttttttgtagaaagtGAACATCGAGAAACAGCTTCTGCTACGATTCATTGTGATGGGTAAGAAAAGTCTTCCTGATCCGAGCAAGAAGTCGCAACCTTTTTGGGGTTTCGTGGAAATGGTGACGACCAATGTTGAAGATGTTAAAAATGCTCTCAAAGGAGGTAAGAATTTCGTGAATTGTAAAAGGATTTGGTgaattttgtgatatatatttgttttctttgcagAGGAGTATGAGACGAAGACTCGAGGACATAGACACAAACCTCCGGCGAGAGCTGTCGGAGAAGGAATATACAGAATTCTCCGACATAAACCTAATCCGACAAGAAAGCACCACACACATCTTGTCTACAAACTCGAATTCCCATCGGTTTCGCAGACCAGAGAACACGAGCCACAAGAGTCGCTGAACATTGAGCCAGAAGGATCCTTCTTGATCCAAATACGAAATCCAGAGcaaggaggaggaggtagGTCAGGGTTTGGTGGGctacagagaaagagaaaggccCAGTTTCCGGTCCATATTCAGGCTCATTTAGGTCATACCCGGTTTGGGCCAGCCGACCCACCTGATTTCCTGAATTATGAAGGATGTGAGTTGTTACTGATCTCTGCTTCCGACGATATAGAGgaagagttagggatggagTTGGAGCCTGAGGGTGACGGTGAAGAATCGACATGCGATCTTTTGAAGACTTTCGGGGACGATGTTGAAGCTACTCCGTTGCTTCGTGGTACATGGGAGTAATAGCTGATGCTCACTAGTCACTAATATTCCTAGATGATAGCTACTAGCTAGTGTTTAAAGTATGGACGGCTTTAGGTGGTTATAGTTTGTCTTTCTCGGGTAAAATGGTGATGTGTTCTCTTGGTGTCAAG
This sequence is a window from Arabidopsis thaliana chromosome 1 sequence. Protein-coding genes within it:
- a CDS encoding kinase with adenine nucleotide alpha hydrolases-like domain-containing protein (Protein kinase protein with adenine nucleotide alpha hydrolases-like domain; FUNCTIONS IN: protein serine/threonine kinase activity, protein kinase activity, kinase activity, ATP binding; INVOLVED IN: protein amino acid phosphorylation, response to stress; LOCATED IN: cellular_component unknown; EXPRESSED IN: male gametophyte, flower, pollen tube; EXPRESSED DURING: L mature pollen stage, M germinated pollen stage, 4 anthesis; CONTAINS InterPro DOMAIN/s: UspA (InterPro:IPR006016), Serine/threonine-protein kinase domain (InterPro:IPR002290), Serine-threonine/tyrosine-protein kinase (InterPro:IPR001245), Serine/threonine-protein kinase, active site (InterPro:IPR008271), Protein kinase-like domain (InterPro:IPR011009), Rossmann-like alpha/beta/alpha sandwich fold (InterPro:IPR014729), Protein kinase, catalytic domain (InterPro:IPR000719), Tyrosine-protein kinase, catalytic domain (InterPro:IPR020635); BEST Arabidopsis thaliana protein match is: Protein kinase protein with adenine nucleotide alpha hydrolases-like domain (TAIR:AT1G78940.2); Has 113227 Blast hits to 112001 proteins in 4378 species: Archae - 122; Bacteria - 13420; Metazoa - 41738; Fungi - 9261; Plants - 32650; Viruses - 282; Other Eukaryotes - 15754 (source: NCBI BLink).), coding for MWLPKADATKKGTRNGSVAIAIDKDKSSQNAIKWTLENLATRGQTLALIHVLPKSQSSLDIEEGITHKQQMEKQTKDLFVSFHCYCSRKEIHCLDVVLEDVDKVKAIVEYVTVSAIENLVLGAPSRNSFMRRFKTDLPTSVSKAAPDFCNVYVISKGKISSLRNASRLAPYHPSVLSEVDDHETIAIERKHKTANTPALPKGRRSIDSDVTRLGLPKPPHGHMKLMGDFSDSESEFSFISASQQESSDLSFISSGRPSVDRSSFTYDLPESARTSRMSTSSEQSIGSHRLGIKFTDLSYLNGSSSVSDESGRTSCSFSSQSLNDVEAQMKRLRLELKQTMDMYSSACREALTARNEATELQKLRTEEERRLEELKMTEETAMSIVENERAKAKTALEAAEAANRLAEVEAKRRVHAEMKVLKESDSFSRHSIVRYRKYSVQEIEEGTANFAESRKVGEGGYGPVFRGHLDHTSVAVKVLRPDAAQGRSQFHKEVEVLSCIRHPNMVLLLGACPEYGILVYEYMARGSLDDRLFRRGNTPPISWQLRFRIAAEIATGLLFLHQTKPEPIVHRDLKPGNVLLDHNYVSKISDVGLARLVPAVAENVTQYRVTSAAGTFCYIDPEYQQTGMLGVKSDVYSLGIMLLQLLTAKQPMGLAYYVEQAIEEGTLKDMLDPAVPDWPLEEALSLAKLSLQCAELRRKDRPDLGKEVMPELSRLREIGEESLDSVYYAGQGRSSHPSQVSYTSVRVFNGKTLTSDWM
- a CDS encoding uncharacterized protein (unknown protein; FUNCTIONS IN: molecular_function unknown; INVOLVED IN: biological_process unknown; LOCATED IN: cellular_component unknown; Has 103 Blast hits to 103 proteins in 50 species: Archae - 0; Bacteria - 4; Metazoa - 0; Fungi - 65; Plants - 32; Viruses - 0; Other Eukaryotes - 2 (source: NCBI BLink).), with product MRPESGENPTEEKQDPLSGKEGSDKDSGDGEASGSSSGAKNQGEGGHGVEKVNIEKQLLLRFIVMGKKSLPDPSKKSQPFWGFVEMVTTNVEDVKNALKGEEYETKTRGHRHKPPARAVGEGIYRILRHKPNPTRKHHTHLVYKLEFPSVSQTREHEPQESLNIEPEGSFLIQIRNPEQGGGGRSGFGGLQRKRKAQFPVHIQAHLGHTRFGPADPPDFLNYEGCELLLISASDDIEEELGMELEPEGDGEESTCDLLKTFGDDVEATPLLRGTWE
- a CDS encoding uncharacterized protein (unknown protein; Has 109 Blast hits to 109 proteins in 52 species: Archae - 0; Bacteria - 4; Metazoa - 0; Fungi - 71; Plants - 32; Viruses - 0; Other Eukaryotes - 2 (source: NCBI BLink).) — protein: MGQGKEVKTRPDPQVEIQERGEIFFFYRPKVNKEEAHSVDDVQRLYIVMRPESGENPTEEKQDPLSGKEGSDKDSGDGEASGSSSGAKNQGEGGHGVEKVNIEKQLLLRFIVMGKKSLPDPSKKSQPFWGFVEMVTTNVEDVKNALKGEEYETKTRGHRHKPPARAVGEGIYRILRHKPNPTRKHHTHLVYKLEFPSVSQTREHEPQESLNIEPEGSFLIQIRNPEQGGGGRSGFGGLQRKRKAQFPVHIQAHLGHTRFGPADPPDFLNYEGCELLLISASDDIEEELGMELEPEGDGEESTCDLLKTFGDDVEATPLLRGTWE
- a CDS encoding kinase with adenine nucleotide alpha hydrolases-like domain-containing protein — its product is MWLPKADATKKGTRNGSVAIAIDKDKSSQNAIKWTLENLATRGQTLALIHVLPKSQSSLDIEEGITHKQQMEKQTKDLFVSFHCYCSRKEIHCLDVVLEDVDKVKAIVEYVTVSAIENLVLGAPSRNSFMRRFKTDLPTSVSKAAPDFCNVYVISKGKISSLRNASRLAPYHPSVLSEVDDHETIAIERKHKTANTPALPKGRRSIDSDVTRLGLPKPPHGHMKLMGDFSDSESEFSFISASQQESSDLSFISSGRPSVDRSSFTYDLPESARTSRMSTSSEQSIGSHRLGIKFTDLSYLNGSSSVSDESGRTSCSFSSQSLNDVEAQMKRLRLELKQTMDMYSSACREALTARNEATELQKLRTEEERRLEELKMTEETAMSIVENERAKAKTALEAAEAANRLAEVEAKRRVHAEMKVLKESDSFSRHSIVRYRKYSVQEIEEGTANFAESRKVGEGGYGPVFRGHLDHTSVAVKVLRPDAAQGRSQFHKEVEVLSCIRHPNMVLLLGACPEYGILVYEYMARGSLDDRLFRRGNTPPISWQLRFRIAAEIATGLLFLHQTKPEPIVHRDLKPGNVLLDHNYVSKISDVGLARLVPAVAENVTQYRVTSAAGTFCYIDPEYQQTGMLGVKSDVYSLGIMLLQLLTAKQPMGLAYYVEQAIEEGTLKDMLDPAVPDWPLEEALSLAKLSLQCAELRRKDRPDLGKEVMPELSRLREIGEESLDSVYYAGQGRSSHPSQVSYTSEGRSAPLISNTGSSISNP